The Mesotoga sp. BH458_6_3_2_1 nucleotide sequence TTCGCACATCTTCAAACTCACCCATCTGCAGATTTGCTATTGTGAACTTCGCCATGTCTTCTGCGGAAGATGTCATTGAACCCGCAGGTGGAACGGTGATTATCTCAAACGGTGTCAATGATTCATTCTCACCGTCCGAATAATAGTAACCCGGACTCATTCTCTCTCTTAGATCTGGTGATAGTGTTTGCCTAACAGTTGTACTACTCATTCCAAGTTTCTCGATAATATTCTGTTCTACGTAGTCGGAGAATTCCGTGCCTGAGACCTCCTCGGCAATGTACCCCGCCAAAGCGGCTCCGTAATTTGAATAGGCAGAAAACTTCCCTGGTTCAAATACACGTTCAGGTATCTCCATCAAGGCTTCCCCGAGAGGCTGTAGAACATAACCTTCGAACTGAATCACACCTGAGTGCATCTCTTCGAAGCCGGGAGTATGGGTGAGTAGATTTTCAACAGTGATCGGTTCTGGAAAAGTGTCCGGGATCCTGAAATTCGAGACGTAGTCATTTACGTCCGTTTTCAGGTCAATCATGCCCTGCTCATACAGCTGCATAATCGAGATCCATGTGAAGAGCTTGGATACAGAACCAATACGGACCAGTGAGTCAGGTTTCATTGGTGTCTTGCTCTCAAGATCTGAATATCCATAGCCCTGAACATATACTATCTCCCCATTACTTACGAAACTGAAGACCGCGCCTGGAACCTCGTAGTTCTCAAGGACTTCATTAATTTTAGTGTCAAAGAACGAGATAATTTCCTCTCTTTCGAAAGTGACACCTGAGGCAAAGACAGCAATCAGGACCAAAATCGCTAAGAACAACTTCTTCATGATCTCCCCCCCTATTAGATGTTTATAGCTTCAATCATATCACCGCAAATAATGGCATCTGCAGCTCCTCGCAAGTCTCTGTCAGTGCTTTGGATAGTTGAATTCTAAACCCGCACAGCCACCGCAGATAGTTCTCTGATATTAAGAAAAGGTATCGGATATGGGCTCTCTTTGGTCCAGACAAGCAATCTTCGAAATTATAAGTTACTGATTTAGCAGCGAAAACTAAGATAGGAAATGACCAGAAGGAAACTGCACATGAAGATCGAAACTAGTCAGCTGAAGAGATGAAGTTTCTCATGAGGGAAAATTCGCTCTCAATCATTTACAGGAAGGGTATTAGGAGTGTTATCTTTGGGCACACCAACTACTCAAGTTTGCAAGTTCTTTTACCTGGCGCGCAAGTCTCTCCATGAATAAGGAAATCACACTTCGTCAGTCTAAAATTGTTCAGGAGATGAAAACACCAACCTTCCTCTTATTTCTCTCAACAGAGAATGAATTCCAACTGTATGTCGAGAGGTTCGCGAGCAAGTGCCTCTTCATTTATCTCGGAAGCTGGAATGCACCCCATTGCCTCATAGAAAGACTGCGTTTCAAGCGAAGGGTGACTCGATATGTATAACTTCTTTGCGCCGCGGTTCTTGGCAGCCTGACAGCATAGGTCGAACAGCCTCCTACCTATGCTGAAACCTCTCAATTCTCTGGAAACATGCATCAACGTCATTTCGAGATACTGATTATCGATTCCGAAGAAACCGTTCTCTATGCTGGCGAATCCAACCAACGATCCCTCTAAAAAGGCTCCAGCCACGAAGCCGCCCGAGAGCAGACATCGTTTTAGCTCATCTACTACTTCAGTTTTCCTCTTAGAATCCCAGTCGTCAATGAACTCGTCTATCAAGTATACGAAGCTGCCATCAGGATTCTTGCGCTTAACGATTCTCGTTTCCTGATACCGATCGAAATCCTTCAGAGATTCATGTTCCAGATCCTTTGACGATACAGCTCTAATAAGCGCGTCTTTCTTCAAATTTCCTCACTCCCTAATTCAGCAACCGAGTTTCATTTCACGGTCACTTTCAGGAACAATGCAAGACCGACCGTTTGCCTCTCCACTAATTCTATACTAATTGAGTTTCTCAGCTCTTCTGACAGCAAGTGACATTGTAGAAAATGATGAAGAAGCCTTTCAGATACTCTCAAGTCGTAATGGGTGAGATTCGTAGCTGGGAAGGGGTAAAGTGAAACTTGCACTCCGTCTACGGACAACACAATAACTGATTCTCCTCTTCTCGAAGAACGGGTCCATTATCGAGCCGAGGGAGCAATGAGGAATTTTAACACCTACATATAACTGTTTCAAAGAGCAGATCCTGACCAGTAGCTTTGTCAGGATGACGCGAAAGCAATAACAGTCATTCCGCAGAGACTGCCCTGATGAGATCCTGTTCAGGGTACCTGCACGGGATCTCGCATTCAAGAACCGCTTCACGCTTAAGAACGAGGACTCGCTGGTCGCTGTAAAAACCGAGAAAGAGCACGTCGGAGACGTTCGCTTCGCTCACGAGAAGATGAGNNNNNNNNNNNNNNNNNNNNNNNNNNNNCCCGTTTTTCGCGTAAAAGGCAGAGATTCCGACCAGGACCTTTTTCGGGCGAACCGCCGTTCGCCCCTACAAGAGAACTGCACAGTCATCTTAAATTGTCATCGCGTAGCGCCTGCCCTGATGAGATCCTGTTCAGGGTACCTGCACGGGATCTCGCATTCAAGAACCGCTTCACGCTTAAGAACAAAAACTCGCTGGTCGCTGTAAAAACCGAGAAAGAGCACGTCGGAGACGTTCGCTTCGCTCACGAGAAGATGAGAGCGAAAATAGGGACTGACAATTCCACTCATGTCTGTCCCGTTTTTCGCGTAAAAGGCGAACGGCCGTTCGCCCCTACAAGACCTGCATGATTTCGAATCAGATCACAGATCAAAAACTCAACCACCGGCTCTTCCTCTTCTTCCTGGCGCACAAGCGCCAGCATCACTTCCCGACGAAGTCGGCCTCACTTCCCCGGATGGTCTTCCGGGCATCACTTCCTGCGCAGCAGCATCACTTCTTCAAAGGTTCTTTGCCGGCATTGCGTCTTATGTTCTACAGTAGAATCACTCCTGCTCTTGATCTCAGAGGACGGAGGACAGTCCCCGGTCAACGTTTGGCATGTCACCAGCAGTTTGCTATGTTACAATTTAAAGTATGATAAAATAGTTAATGATGGTATGGGAAACATATTAACTTGACAAGGAGGCACGAATATGAGCAATTATCATGAACCGTTTGAACAGCTAAGCGAAAAGGCGAGAGACATTTCTAGAGCTCTTAACAGCCTTAAGGAAGAGATCGAGGCCGTTGACTGGTATAACCAGAGGGTAGATGTAACCGAAGATGCTGAACTCAAATCTGTAATGGCACACAATAGAGATGAAGAGATCGAACATGCATGTATGACTCTGGAATGGCTCCGCAGGAATATGGATGGCTGGGATGACGAACTTAAGACATATCTATTCACGAAGGCGCCGATTACCGAAGTTGAAGAAGCCGGAGAAGGTTCTGATAACGGCGGATTGAACATCGGAAAGATGAAATAGGGAGTGATTGCCATGGATCTTTTTAAGAGACAATTAGCGCCACTGTCAAGCGAGGCGTGGGAAGAAATAAACGAAAGAGCGAAACAGGTTCTCAAGAGTTATCTCTCCGCAAGAAAAGTGGTCAACATTGTTGGTCCGAAGGGATGGGAGTATTCTTTCGTTCCGGAAGGAAGAATCAAGATTCTCGAAAGAGAAGGAGAGGTAGGCGTCGGTCTTAGAAAGGCAAAGCCTCTCATAGAGGCAAGAGTTCCCTTCAAGCTGGTTCGTTGGCAGATGGATGATATTGAGAGAGGAGCGAAGGATTCCGACCTTGGACCTCTTGAGGAAGCTGCGAAGCAGATAGCGCTCTTCGAAGAGAATGTTATCTACAACGGATATGAAAAAGCAACGGTCGAAGGAATTGTCGAGTCGGCTGAAAATGAACCGATTCCTTTGGGCTCAAAGCCAAATGAAATAATTGAATCACTTTCGAAGGCCGTCCAGGTTCTGAAGGACAATTTCGTTGACGGACCGTTCGTTCTCATCGTGAATCCTAAAACAATGGCGATACTGAATTCACATGTTTCCGGTTACCCATTAGTTAAGAGAATCGAGTCCTTCCTGGGTGCAGATATCGTTGTCAGCAGAGTGGTGAAGGATGCGCTGCTTATTCCGAAGGATCATGATGACCTTGAAATGGTCATCGGTGGAGATTTCGAGATAGGTTATCAGAGTCACACGGACGAAGAGGTTGAGCTCTTCATATCGGAATCATTCACCTTCAGGATTCTCGATCCGGCTATCATTGTTAAACTGACGGTATAAATTGCTTTTACCCTAAAGAAAAAACCGGGAGCATATACTCCCGGTTTTCTCATTTTTCGCCTAGACTCTCTTTACTCTAATCAGAGTATTGTGCCCATTGAGATTCCACTCTGTTCCGTTGTCAAGACTCTCATCAAAATCAATAGTGTCAGACAGAGTCTCTTCTTTTATGTAGTCTTTGAAACTCTCTATAGCATTGACGAGAGCATCCGGTCCCGAAAAAGCTACTCTTATTCTGTCGGTAATTTCGAAGTCAGCTTCCTTTCTCATTGTCTGTATCTTCGACACCATCTCTCTTGCAAGCCCTTCCTGCAGCAGATCGTGAGTAAGTTCGGTATCGAGTATCACAAAGTTGCCATTGCTCATCTCAAAAGTGAAGCCTTCCAGCTCCTGGATTCTTATATCGAGGTCCTCTTCCTTCAATTCGAAGAGCTTTCCTTGAACTTCGACCTCTATCTTGCCATCACGCTTAACTTTAGTAACAACTTCCGAAGGTTTCATTGATCTGAGAGCGTTTCCGATAGACTTCAGTTCTTTTCCGAACTTCGGACCCATTACTCTGAAGTTAGGTTTCACTTCGTAGTTAACGTAGTCTCCAAGTTCCTCGATGTACTCTATGTCTTTCACATTGATCTCTTCCAGGATCAACTCCCGCATCGACTCGACTATCTTCCTGATGTTTCCGTCAACAAGTATCTTAGGTAGCGGTTGTCTGACCTTAATCTGTACCTTGTTTCTACATGCCCTTCCTAGAGTCACGACGTCCATAACTGTGGCCATTCTCTTCTCAAGATCCGGCTCGATCAAGCTTTCATCGGCCACTGGATAAAGTTCGAGATGCACTGACTCCTTCTCTCCGTGCGTTAGATTCCAGAAAATTCCTTCGGCCGTAAAAGGAGCAATGGGCGCCATCAGTTTCGCTACTGTCAACAACACCTCATACAACGTCAGATATGCGGCCTTCTTGCTGGTATCAAGCTCACTCGTCCAGTATCTGTCTCGCGTCCTTCTCACATACCAGTTCGATACCTCTTCGACGACGAAATCCTGAATGGCCCGTACTGATTTTGTGAGATCATAATTGCTCAGAAGGTCTGTAACCTCCCTCACTAGAGTATTAAGCCTGGAGATTACCCATCTGTCGACTTCTTCCCTCTCCGCAACCGGCAGTTCGAATTCACCCGGATCAACGTCGTCTACGTTGGCGTACATAGTGAAGAAGGAGAACACACTATTCAAAGTCCCGAAGAACTTGCTATATGTATCCTTGACCCCATCCTCATCGAACTTGGTCGGAACCCATGGAGGTGAGACCGCCAAAAGATACCATCTAAGGGTATCCGCGCCGTATTTGTCGATTATCTCCCAAGGATCTACCGTGTTTCCCTTTGACTTGGACATCTTCTGACCAGTCCTGTCCAATACGAGGTTGTTGACAAGAACATTCTTGTAAGGTGACTGGCCGAAAAGGAACGTGGAAATCGACATCAGCGAGTAGAACCAGCCTCTTGTCTGATCGATACCTTCACAGATAAAGTCGGCCGGAAAGAGTTCTCCCATGAAGCTTTCTTTGTTCTCGAAGGGATAGTGATGCTGAGCTACAGGCATAGCGCCGGAGTCAAACCAGCAGTCTATGACCTCGGGAGTTCTCGTCATTTGGCCGCCACATTCGCATCTGAGATGAACGTCGTCAACGTAAGGGCGATGAAGCTCGATATCCTCCGAGATATCTTCTACAGCTCTCTCAACGAGTTCTTTTCTAGATCCAACCGACGCCAACTTTCCGCAGTCGTCGCACTTCCACACGTTGAGAGGAGTTCCCCAATATCTATCTCTCGAGAGCGCCCAATCTACCATGTTTTCGAGCCAGTTCCCAAAACGGCCTTCGCCAACGAATTTCGGATACCAGTTGACAGAGTTGTTCACTTCGACCATCTTGTCCCGATATTCCGTGGTCTTTATGTACCAGGATTTTCTCGCGTAATACAGAAGCGGAGTGTCACATCTCCAGCAGAAAGGGTAGGAGTGAGTCATACGCTCCTTTTTGAACAAGAGGTTGTTGTCTCTCAAATACCTCGTAATCAGAGGGTCGGCATCTCTTACAAACATCCCGGCCCAAGGTGTCACCTCTTCCGTTATCTTGCCCTCTTTGTCGACAAGTTGAAGCAACGGAAGATCAAACTTCTTTCCCAGGATATTGTCATCTTCCCCAAAGGCGGGAGCCATGTGGACGATACCCGAACCGTCTTCCAGAGAAACAAAGTCTCCATAAACGACGAAGAAGGCCTTTTTATTTACACTTGCAAAAGGTATAAGCTGCTCGTATTCGAGGTTGACAAGATCTTTCCCTTTCAATTCCTCGACGATCTTGTAATTATTTTCCTCGCCAAGCAACGCGCCCAGACGTTCTTTCACCAAATAGTAGTACTCAATTTCTCCTGTATCTAGCGTAACCTCGGCTTTAACATAGTTGAACTCCGGATTGACCGCAAGAGCGACGTTAGATGGCAGTGTCCAAGGGGTCGTTGTCCAGACTATGAAGTATTCGTTGTCCTTTCCCTTGAGTCGGAATTTTGCATAGATAGAATCTATCGTTTCGTCCTTATAGCCCTGAGCAACCTCATGAGAGGCTAGAGGGGTCCCGCATCTCGGGCAATAAGGCATAATCTTGTGGCCTTCGTAGATGTAGCCTTTATCGAAATACTGCTTGAGAATCCACCAGACAGATTCAATGTAGTCGTTGTTCATCGTTACATAAGGATGTTCCATGTCTATCCAGTAACCGATTCTCTCGGTCATCTTTTTCCACTGGCTTTCGTACTTCCAGACAGATTCTTTGCACTTCTGATTGAATTTTTCTATGCCAAAGTCTTCTATCTCCTGCTTCGAGGAGAAGCCAAGCTGCTTTTCAACTTCGATTTCTACAGGAAGACCGTGGGTATCCCAGCCGGCTTTTCGCCTAACCTGGTATCCCTGCATCGTCTTGAAACGGCAGACAGCATCCTTCAACGTTCTTGAGATAACGTGATGAATTCCGGGCATCCCGTTAGCCGTTGGAGGTCCCTCGAAGAACACGAACTCGGGGCTTCCTTCTCTTTCTGTTACACTTCTTGTCGCAAGATCGTCTTCTCGCCAATAGGAGAGTACTTCTTCTTCTCTCTCGGCTGCAGGACGTTTAAGGTCTACTTCTTCAAACCTTGGCATACTTCGTCTCCTCCTGTCTTGAAGTATTCATCAAACAAGTTGATTCAATTATGAACGTTTCTGTCAATATTTGTTTTAAGAACAAAATAACATGAAGAGTATGTGTGAAGAAAGCGGACAAGTAATCTGTCCCGGAAAAGCCTTTTACTCTGTAATCCCCGGCTCTGCATTAGAATTAGGCATAGACTTCTTCTCCTTCTCAAAGCTTCTCTTTCTCTTATAGATAATATAATACAATACATTTCGGACTTGTCAAGCAAATCCTTTGATGCATGTGATTACAAAGGCACTAGCATTTCCACTGATGCCTCACTGATTCCGTTTATGTCAAAAAGTCAAGACACACGAGAAATAGATCTCGTCTCACCACTCCTTCTTTGCGCGCTCATATGCCAGATCCAGAGCATAGGGCCATTCCCAGAAATCCGTCTCACCCTTCTCTTTTGCCTTTAGTGCTTTGTAAACCCTCTCTCTGCTTAGCGGATAGCTGTGAATTCTCATTCCCGTCGCTCTGAATAACGCGTTGTTTGTTGCAGGAGCGGGAGCGATCATCGAATGCTCGCCCACGCCGCGATTGCCGTACGGAGAGATCTCTTCAGGGGTCTCTTCCCAAAAGGCGTCGATCTCGCCGGGAGCGTCCTTTATTGTGGCGATCTTGTAGTCCGTGAAGTCCGGAGTGAGCAATTTGCCGTGTTCATCGTACGTCATACCTTCCATCAGGCAGGCCGAGAGACCCTGAACGGTTCCTCCTTCAATCTGACCCTTGATGTTTATTGGAGTGATAGCTTTGCCGACATCGTAACCAGCACAGACTTTGTTTATCACGATCCTCCCAGTCGCCGGATCGACTTCCATATCTATTCCCACGGCACCTAGAGTGAAGTGAGCGACACTCTTGGGAGACTGGCCGGTGTCTGGATCGGGATAGATCAAATCAGGCGGCGTAAATGAGCCGCTTCCGATTATCGGGCCGCCCTTCAGAATTCCATCTGGCATTTTGAAGCCGTTCTGAACTCTTTCGTCAATTCTTTCGCTCTTCCCAAGTTTGTGACACTTGACGACTCCGTACTCTATACTTATGTTCTCGACTGGTGTCTGCCAGTATTCGGCAAACAGCGCAAGGAGCTTCTCTCTCAGTTCGCTGGCCGCTCTTTTCACGGCCATTCCCATTGACCAGCAGGATCTGCTGGCGACTGTTTGCCAATCGTAAGGATGACTTTGAGTGTCGGGATAATAGACTTTGATCCAGTCGTATGGAATTCCGAGTTCTTCGGAGACTATCTGGGCAAAGGCGCTGTATGTCCCCTGACCCATATCCATCGTTGCCGCAAGAACTTCGACGGTTCCATCTCCGTTGAGCTTGACGATTGCAGACGACGAAGCATCGGCGGGCGTTGCAGGTGCCTTGATAGCCAGAGCTATTCCCTTTCCTCTTTTCCAGCCTTCTCTGGTAGGCGGCTCATCTTTGAGAACATCTATCTTCTTGGCTACCTTGTCGATTATCTTGTCAAGTGCATGATCGTGCATGGGCATTCCAGTACACGTTGTCTGCCCCTTCAAAAGCAGGTTCTTCTTTCTAAACTCAACTGGATCGATTTTCAATTTATGAGCGACGATATCTACTACGACTTCAAGAGCACTCATGAGTTCCGGTAGGCCGAAGCCCCTGTAAGCTCCTCCAAAGGGCTTGTTCGTATATACCGCATAACAATCTGCCCAGACGTTCGGAATGTTGTATGCTCCCATCGAAGTATATCCAGCACTTCTGACCGGATTGGCTCCATACTCCGCAGAAATCCCCGTATCGAACCAGAAAGTGTTGCGGATTCCCTGCATTAAACCATCTTCATCAACGGCAAGCTCGATTCGCGCAACAAACCCCTGTCGGACCCACGAACTCAAGAGGATCTCTTCTCTTGGAATAAACAACTTCACCGGCCTTCCCATTAGATCTTCATCCATGGCGGCGGCAAGACATAGGGCCTCGACTGTCATTCCAGCCTTTCCACCAAAACCTCCGCCTATTGGCGGAGCGATCACCCTGATCTTATGCAGAGGATAGTTGATGCCTTTGGCGATAATATCTCTCACCGTGAAGGCCGACTGGGCGCTTGTCCAGATAGTGATTTCTCCGGACCCGGGATCCTGTTTACATATCGAGCAGAATGTCTCGATGAAACCGTGAGCGATCTGAGGGCAGGTTATTGTCTCTTCAAAAACATGCGAGGCGTTTTTGAAGGCCGCTTCGGTATCTCCCTTTCTTATTCTGAACCAGTTGGCAATATTGGTATTTGGCTGAGGAGTAATGAAGTCTACGTGCTCGTATTTATGAAGATCAGGGTGAACAAGAACCGAGTTAGTGGTTGCCGCCTTGACGGGATCAAAGACCGGCTCAAGTTCTTTGTATGTAACCCTCACCTTCTTCACTGCTTCTCTCGCGTCCTCTTCCGTTTCTGCGACGACTAGTGCAACCGGTTCTCC carries:
- a CDS encoding family 1 encapsulin nanocompartment shell protein: MDLFKRQLAPLSSEAWEEINERAKQVLKSYLSARKVVNIVGPKGWEYSFVPEGRIKILEREGEVGVGLRKAKPLIEARVPFKLVRWQMDDIERGAKDSDLGPLEEAAKQIALFEENVIYNGYEKATVEGIVESAENEPIPLGSKPNEIIESLSKAVQVLKDNFVDGPFVLIVNPKTMAILNSHVSGYPLVKRIESFLGADIVVSRVVKDALLIPKDHDDLEMVIGGDFEIGYQSHTDEEVELFISESFTFRILDPAIIVKLTV
- the ileS gene encoding isoleucine--tRNA ligase, whose translation is MPRFEEVDLKRPAAEREEEVLSYWREDDLATRSVTEREGSPEFVFFEGPPTANGMPGIHHVISRTLKDAVCRFKTMQGYQVRRKAGWDTHGLPVEIEVEKQLGFSSKQEIEDFGIEKFNQKCKESVWKYESQWKKMTERIGYWIDMEHPYVTMNNDYIESVWWILKQYFDKGYIYEGHKIMPYCPRCGTPLASHEVAQGYKDETIDSIYAKFRLKGKDNEYFIVWTTTPWTLPSNVALAVNPEFNYVKAEVTLDTGEIEYYYLVKERLGALLGEENNYKIVEELKGKDLVNLEYEQLIPFASVNKKAFFVVYGDFVSLEDGSGIVHMAPAFGEDDNILGKKFDLPLLQLVDKEGKITEEVTPWAGMFVRDADPLITRYLRDNNLLFKKERMTHSYPFCWRCDTPLLYYARKSWYIKTTEYRDKMVEVNNSVNWYPKFVGEGRFGNWLENMVDWALSRDRYWGTPLNVWKCDDCGKLASVGSRKELVERAVEDISEDIELHRPYVDDVHLRCECGGQMTRTPEVIDCWFDSGAMPVAQHHYPFENKESFMGELFPADFICEGIDQTRGWFYSLMSISTFLFGQSPYKNVLVNNLVLDRTGQKMSKSKGNTVDPWEIIDKYGADTLRWYLLAVSPPWVPTKFDEDGVKDTYSKFFGTLNSVFSFFTMYANVDDVDPGEFELPVAEREEVDRWVISRLNTLVREVTDLLSNYDLTKSVRAIQDFVVEEVSNWYVRRTRDRYWTSELDTSKKAAYLTLYEVLLTVAKLMAPIAPFTAEGIFWNLTHGEKESVHLELYPVADESLIEPDLEKRMATVMDVVTLGRACRNKVQIKVRQPLPKILVDGNIRKIVESMRELILEEINVKDIEYIEELGDYVNYEVKPNFRVMGPKFGKELKSIGNALRSMKPSEVVTKVKRDGKIEVEVQGKLFELKEEDLDIRIQELEGFTFEMSNGNFVILDTELTHDLLQEGLAREMVSKIQTMRKEADFEITDRIRVAFSGPDALVNAIESFKDYIKEETLSDTIDFDESLDNGTEWNLNGHNTLIRVKRV
- a CDS encoding serine hydrolase is translated as MKKLFLAILVLIAVFASGVTFEREEIISFFDTKINEVLENYEVPGAVFSFVSNGEIVYVQGYGYSDLESKTPMKPDSLVRIGSVSKLFTWISIMQLYEQGMIDLKTDVNDYVSNFRIPDTFPEPITVENLLTHTPGFEEMHSGVIQFEGYVLQPLGEALMEIPERVFEPGKFSAYSNYGAALAGYIAEEVSGTEFSDYVEQNIIEKLGMSSTTVRQTLSPDLRERMSPGYYYSDGENESLTPFEIITVPPAGSMTSSAEDMAKFTIANLQMGEFEDVRILSEETASLMQRVHFQHDPRLNGVCYGFYEMNKNGVRLIGHGGDTILFHSLLVFSPEDNWGFFVSFNSNGNGSARDALLNAFMDEFYPTDVTYEKREVSYINRLKLTGDYISNRRVFSDPVESLLYWMNPDVSVELSTNGGLVLHGSDYDFIDDDLVISENKENLVAFRTEGGRDYLFIDSAPIIAFEKVPWYLSQKLVGSVVVSLLAGLFLLLP
- a CDS encoding encapsulin-associated ferritin-like protein codes for the protein MSNYHEPFEQLSEKARDISRALNSLKEEIEAVDWYNQRVDVTEDAELKSVMAHNRDEEIEHACMTLEWLRRNMDGWDDELKTYLFTKAPITEVEEAGEGSDNGGLNIGKMK
- a CDS encoding xanthine dehydrogenase family protein molybdopterin-binding subunit gives rise to the protein MKTIKTKTGIGKWLPRKYDLQKAEGTLQFADDLRFGPELLHASVVRSSVAHGEIIDIDYSEALKMPKVLKVIVGEDFPHHFGLYLKDRTPMAIGRTRYVGEPVALVVAETEEDAREAVKKVRVTYKELEPVFDPVKAATTNSVLVHPDLHKYEHVDFITPQPNTNIANWFRIRKGDTEAAFKNASHVFEETITCPQIAHGFIETFCSICKQDPGSGEITIWTSAQSAFTVRDIIAKGINYPLHKIRVIAPPIGGGFGGKAGMTVEALCLAAAMDEDLMGRPVKLFIPREEILLSSWVRQGFVARIELAVDEDGLMQGIRNTFWFDTGISAEYGANPVRSAGYTSMGAYNIPNVWADCYAVYTNKPFGGAYRGFGLPELMSALEVVVDIVAHKLKIDPVEFRKKNLLLKGQTTCTGMPMHDHALDKIIDKVAKKIDVLKDEPPTREGWKRGKGIALAIKAPATPADASSSAIVKLNGDGTVEVLAATMDMGQGTYSAFAQIVSEELGIPYDWIKVYYPDTQSHPYDWQTVASRSCWSMGMAVKRAASELREKLLALFAEYWQTPVENISIEYGVVKCHKLGKSERIDERVQNGFKMPDGILKGGPIIGSGSFTPPDLIYPDPDTGQSPKSVAHFTLGAVGIDMEVDPATGRIVINKVCAGYDVGKAITPINIKGQIEGGTVQGLSACLMEGMTYDEHGKLLTPDFTDYKIATIKDAPGEIDAFWEETPEEISPYGNRGVGEHSMIAPAPATNNALFRATGMRIHSYPLSRERVYKALKAKEKGETDFWEWPYALDLAYERAKKEW
- a CDS encoding GNAT family N-acetyltransferase — protein: MKKDALIRAVSSKDLEHESLKDFDRYQETRIVKRKNPDGSFVYLIDEFIDDWDSKRKTEVVDELKRCLLSGGFVAGAFLEGSLVGFASIENGFFGIDNQYLEMTLMHVSRELRGFSIGRRLFDLCCQAAKNRGAKKLYISSHPSLETQSFYEAMGCIPASEINEEALAREPLDIQLEFILC